Below is a genomic region from Gadus morhua chromosome 4, gadMor3.0, whole genome shotgun sequence.
ATGTCTTGGGACTTTGGGCCGATCAAAAAACTAGGAGGACTTTAACTCAGTGTTACAGCCTGCGGAATCTACTCAGAATGGTTTCAGCCCGATCTCAGTGCGCTCTGCTCTGTCCGCGTACAGCAGAATCAGGAAATCTCTGTACATTACAAACCAAGGTAGAGTTAATAGAGACTCTTTGAATACtctttgaatttaatttcatatcatatactttattttcctacaGGATGCTATTGATATTTTGGGTTTCAATGGTGAGGAGAAGAATGCCATCTACAAGTTCACTGGTGCTGTGCTTCACCACGGTAACATGAAGTTCAAGCAGAAGCAGCGtgaggagcaggctgagccTGACGGCAATGAGGGtgagttaatttttttttaaaacaaccactGAACATTTCCAAAGTCCAGGTTTGCTGTAATTAAATGTATTCACTATCTGTACGAATTTGTCATCATTCTTTCTTTCAtataaaaaatgcagaggccgaCAAAATCTCCTACCTGCTTGGTCTCAACTCTGCTGACATGCTCAAGGCTTTGTGCTACCCCAGAGTGAAGGTCGGAAATGAGTTTGTCACTAAGGGACAGACAGTACCTCAGGTATGGAAATACCAAGGAATACCTTTCAAAAAGTAATTGCAATAGTTGTAATTTGTATGTTTATCTAATCTTCCACCACGCTCTAGGTATACAACTCAGTGAGTGCCCTGGGCAAGTCTATCTATGAGAGGATGTTCTTGTGGATGGTCATCCGTATCAACCAGATGCTGGACACCAAGCAAGCAAGATCATCCTATATTGGTGTGCTGGATATTGCTGGTTTTGAGATCTTTGATGTAAGATTCAATTTCTTATAACAACAATTTCCCTGGCTAAAAGCAGTGTCTACGTGGATGAACAATCTCTAAACTTATGTTCTCTATCAGTACAACAGTATGGAGCAGCTGTGCATCAACTTCACCAATGAGAAACTGCAACAGTTCTTCAACCACACCATGTTCGTCTTGGAGCAAGAGGAGTACAAGAAGGAGGGCATTATCTGGGAGTTCATTGACTTCGGTATGGACTTGGCTGCCTGCATTGAGCTTATTGAGAAGGTAAACATGACTTATATAACTAAATATCACAATTCTAAGTGTGATTCAAAACTATCTTATCGTAATGTTTCCTAATATGTTTTTCTGCATAGCCAATGGGCATCTTCTCCATTCTTGAAGAAGAGTGCATGTTCCCCAAAGCCTCAGACACTTCCTTCAAGAACAAGCTGTATGAACAGCATCTTGGCAAAAACAAAGCATTTGAGAAGCCCAAGCCGGGGAAGGGCAAGGCTGATGCTGACTTCGCCATGGTGCACTATGCTGGTACCGTGGCCTACAGCGTCGCGGGCTGGCTGGACAAGAACAAGGATCCCCTGAATGACTCTGTTATTGGACTGTACCAGAAGTCCTCAAACAAACTGATGCCTGTCCTGTACCCCGCTGTAGTGGAAGGTACATATTCATACCATGTCATCATAGTTAAAAACTGTTGACCCATTATATTGTAATACCCATTTATTTTGAAGCCATTTATTGCCTCTATTTTATAAACAAAAACGGGAACATTTTTACTAATTAACAATAATCTAAAACAGAGGTCGGGGGTGCAAAGAAGGGAGGCAAGAAGAAGGGTGGCTCCATGCAGACTGTGTCTTCACAATTCAGGGTAAGGTTAAACAAGCAATTACATGTAGAAATACATGTAATTTGATGCCATATTTCATATGTATTCTCTGAATTTGTTCTTTATCAGTTAATttgtatatatttcatattttattctGTGATGTGTCTTTAGGAGAACTTGGGCAAACTGATGACCAACCTGAGGAGCACCCATCCTCACTTTGTGCGTTGTCTCATTCCCAATGAAGTTAAAGTACCAGGTAATATTTCTTCAAATAATCTCTACATTCGAGGTTGATGTTTTAGTAGGATATAGCAAAATGAATGtcatattttaaaagtaaaaaatcGATAACACTTCACAGGAATGATGGAGAACCACCTGGTTATCCACCAGCTGAGATGTAACGGTGTGCTGGAGGGCATCAGAATCTGCAGAAAGGGCTTTCCCAGCAGAATCCTCTATGCTGACTTTAAGCAGAGGTATTACCTAATTGACAGAACAATTCTATTGTCACGATAATACAATTCCTTTGCCTACATATTTAAAACTTGTTTATATACACCTTTCTTTTAAACACTTAACATACTCACTCCTATAGATACAAAGTACTGAATGCCAGTGTCATTCCTGAGGGACAGTTCATTGACAACAAGAAGGCTTCTGAGAAGCTGCTTGGATCCATTGATGTGCCTCACGACGAGTACAAATTTGGACACACCAAGGTCTGTTTATTGTTGTCAAAAATTAAATATTTACCGGATACTTCCCTGATACTGAAAGATAGTCTCTGACAAGATGTCTTTCTTACATTAAGGTGTTCTTCAAAGCTGGTCTTCTGGGTACTCTTGAGGAGTTGCGAGATGAGAAGCTGGCATCTTTGGTCGGAATGATTCAGGCTCTCTCTCGGGGTTACCTCATGAGGAAGGAGTATGTGAAAATGACAGCTACAAGGTATGTTTCAAAAGATTGATACATAAGAAGTTTTGCTATTTTGTCAAATCAAAAATGTTGCATTAAAATGGACTGCCTTTTCGCCACAGGGAAGCTGTTTACACTATTCAGTACAACATCCGCTCATTCATGAATGTCAAAACCTGGCCATGGATGAAGGTGTACTACAAGATCAAGCCTCTTCTGAAGAGTGCTGAAACGGAGAAGGAGCTCTCTGCAATGAAGGAGAACTATGAGAAGATGAAGACAGACCTGGCCACTGCGCTGGCCAAGAAGAAGGAACTTGAGGAGAAGATGGTTTCTCTACTGCAGGAGAAGAATGATCTTGCGCTGCAAGTGGCCTCTGTAAGTAAAAATGTTTATCCGTctcaacatgtacacacaatgaGATACATgtgatatgatatatgatatgacTGATATGATGACACATTTTAAACAGGAAGGAGATAATCTGAATGATGCTGAAGAGAGGTGTGAGGGACTCATCAAGAGTAAGATCCAGCTGGAGGCTAAACTCAAGGAGACAACCGAGAGactagaggatgaagaggaaatGAATGCTGAGCTGACTGCCAAGAAGAGGAAACTGGAGGATGAATGCTCTGAGCTCAAGAAGGACATTGATGACCTGGAGCTTAccttggccaaagtggagaaggagaaacatGCCACTGAGAACAAGGTTTGCAAAGATTCTTTGAAAGGAgatgaaataaaatacaaataagcaTGTTCCACGCATTACACataattttgttttgtttaggtgAAGAACCTTACGGAGGAGATGGCCTCTCAGGATGAGAGCGTTGCTAAGCTATCAAAGGAGAAGAAAGCCCTCCAAGAGGCACATCAGCAGACTCTTGATGACCTACAGGCAGAGGAAGACAAAGTGAACACTCTGACCAAGGCCAAGACCAAGCTTGAACAGCAAGTGGATGATGTGAGGTTCCTTTCTAACCCTCCTTTCTGACATTAGAAAAAACATGGTAATTCTTTTGAAATgcagtcaaataaaatataatttttaattgCAGCTTGAAGGTTCTCTGGAACAAGAGAAAAAACTCCGTATGGACCTTGAGAGAGCCAAGCGAAAGCTTGAGGGTGACCTGAAATTGGCTCAGGAATCAATAATGGATCTGGAAAATGACAAACAGCAGTCTGATGAGAAACTCAAAAAGTAATGTGATTGAACAAAAATCGTGCTTTTGATTAGAAAGATTCACAAGAAGTATGTTAATAAGTTATGTGGTATTGTTTCATCATCAGGAAAGACTTTGAGACCAGTCAGCTTCTAAGCAAGATTGAGGATGAGCAGTCCCTGGGTGCTCAGCTTCAAAAGAAGATCAAGGAGCTTCAGGTAAGACAATATATATGACTATCCCACATGAATGTTTCATAAATATTAGTACATTCTTAAAAAGTATTATGTGTTCCTTACTTATTAGGCCCGTATtgaagagctggaggaggaaatTGAGGCTGAGCGTGCTGCTCGTGCCAAGGTTGAGAAGCAGAGAGCTGATCTCTCCAGAGAACTTGAAGAGATCAGTGAGAGGCTTGAGGAGGCTGGTGGAGCCACTTCTGCTCAGATTGAGATGAACAAGAAGCGTGAGGCTGAATTCCAGAAGCTGCGTCGTGACCTTGAGGAGTCCACCCTGCAGCAtgaagccactgctgctgctctgcgtaagaagcaggctgacagtgtagcagagctgggagagcagattgacaaccTCCAGCGTGTCAAGCAGAAGcttgagaaggagaagagcgagTACAAGATGGAGATTGATGACCTCTCAAGCAACATGGAAGCAGTTGCAAAGGCCAAGGTGAATTatctttcaaattaaaaaataccATATTATAATTAATACTATATAATCTGTATAAGAAACCACTTGTGCTAACAAGTAAAACGTTGTATCACCAGGGAAATCTGGAGAAGATGTGCCGTACCCTGGAGGACCAGCTGAGTGAAATCAAGGCCAAGAGTGATGAGAACAGTCGCCAGATAAATGACATCAGTGCTCAGAGAGCAAGGCTGTTGACAGAGAATGGTAAGTACTCACAATTACTTAAAGAAAAACCTGCATATTAGAATAGCCCTAACGATAACCATAAATAACATTAACACTAACCCCAAACAAATGCAACCCAACCTTATTCATGTATTTAGGGGAGAAATGTGGTATTGCTATATTTTATAGCTAACAATTGATGTCATCACCTAGGTGAGTTTGGTCGTCTGCTCGAGGAGAAAGAGGGTCTCGTCTCCCAGCTTACCAGAGGCAAGCAGGCCTTTACTCAGCAGATTGAGGAGCTAAAGAGGCTAAATGAGGAGGAAGTCAAGGTAAACCatcatttttattcatttaatttcatgATTTCATTATGTCATTGCAGAATCTACATTTCTGTATCTTTAAATGTGTTAATTAATTGAGTGAATCACCTTTTGCAGGCCAAGAATGCTCTTGCTCATGGTGTGCAATCAGCCCGCCATGACTGTGACCTTCTGAGGGAGCAGtttgaggaagagcaggaggccAAGGCTGAGCTGCAGCGTGGAATGTCCAAGGCCAACGGTGAGGTGGCTCAGTGGAGGAGCAAGTATGAAACTGATGCTATCCAGCGCACTGAGGAGCTTGAGGAGTCCAAGTGAGTCAAACATTTAATACTTTCGCTTAAGAGCACATTATCTTTGATGAATGTCTACAAATGAAAACATGTGATACTTTAACAGGAAAAAGCTTGCCCAGCGCCTTCAAGAGGCTGAGGAACAGATTGAGGCTGTGAACTCAAAGTGTGCCTCTCTGGAGAAGACCAAACAGAGactccagggtgaggtggaggacctCATGGTTGACGTGGAGAGGGCCAACGGACTGGCTGCCAATCTTGACAAGAAGCAGAGGAACTTTGATAAGGTGTGCTGTCATTCATTGAGATGGCAGTTTAAATGGTATTATTCTATGATTTTTCTTCAAGTGATTAACATGTACCGCTTTATTAACAATATTGTGCAGGTTTTGGCTGACTGGAAGCAGAAATATGAGGAGGGCCAGGCAGAGCTTGAAGGAACTCAGAAAGAGGCTCGTTCTCTCAGCACTGAGCTTTTCAAGATGAAGAACTCCTATGAAGAAGCACTGGATCAGCTGGAGACCCTGAAGCGCGAAAACAAGAACCTGCAACGTGAGTTAAACTGTTCATTTCGGCAGCAATGTTTCCAAGATTACTCTATATATAACTTTAATGGAATTTATGACAACAAAAATACGTAACCCTCGCAACAGAGGAGATTTCGGACCTGACTGAACaaattggtgagactggaaagAGCATCCATGAGCTGGAGAAATCGAAGAAGCAagtggagacagagaagagtGAGATCCAGACTGCCCTAGAGGAAGCTGAGGTGATTataatagaaatagaaataaaTTGGGACATACCTTTGTTATTATGAAATTGAATATGTCATGAATATGCCAACATTGGTTTATAATTTAGGGTACTCTGGAGCATGAAGAGTCCAAGATTCTGCGTGTCCAGCTGGAGCTCAACCAGATTAAGGGTGAGGTTGACAGGAAGCTGgctgagaaggatgaggagatggagcagatcAAGAGGAACAGCCTGAGGATCACTGACTCCATGCAGAGCACACTGGACTCTGAGGTCAGGAGCAGGAATGATGCCCTGAGaatcaagaagaagatggagggagactTGAATGAGATGGAGATCCAGCTGAGCCATGCCAACCGCCAGGCTGCTGAGGCCCAGAAGCAGCTGAGAAATGTTCAAGGACAACTGAAGGTATTACCCAAACTAGTGTCCAGGACATAATATATGGACATTTGTTTCCTGTTGCGACATGTTCCATGGTGTTTCCATGTTCATTTTAGGATGCCCAACTGCATCTTGATGATGCTGTCAGAGGAGGTGAAGACCTGAAGGAGCAGGCTGCCATGGTGGACCGTAGGAACGGTCTCATGGTGGCTGAAATTGAGGAGCTGAGGGCAGctctggaacagacagagagaggccgcaAAGTGGCTGAGCAAGAGCTCATTGATGCCAGTGAGCGCGTTGGACTTCTGCACTCTCaggtgaacaaacaaacaaatattcttTCAAGAAATGCCCCCATGTTTCCTAAAATATTTAGCAAGATTGTACGTCTGTCATAAAGAttgcaaacatttacatttatttcagaATACAAGTCTTCTGAACACAAAGAAGAAGCTTGAGACTGACCTGGTCCaagtccagggtgaggtggacgACACCGTCCAGGAAGCCAGGAATGCTGAAGAGAAGGCCAAGAAGGCCATCACTGATGTAGGCTTGCTATTATTTGTTAATTCATTGAATCGGACATTGCTTGAACACTCAATtaatatgttatattttatattaggcTGCAATGATGGCTGAGGAGCTGAAGAAAGAGCAGGATACTAGCTCTCACCttgagaggatgaagaagaacctGGAGGTCACAGTGAAAGACCTGCAGCATCGCCTGGATGAGGCTGAGAACCTGGCAATGAAGGGTGGCAAGAAGCAGCTCCAGAAACTGGAGTCCAGAGTAAGATACTGGAACACATGGTTGCATTCACAATTCCAGCATAATGAGAGTATATTTATTGAAAATATTTGATTTCTTAAGGTGCGTGAGCTGGAAACAGAGGTTGAAGGTGAACAGAGACGTGGAGTAGATGCTGTTAAGGGTGTCCGCAAATATGAGAGGAGAGTGAAGGAACTCACCTACCAGGTATGCCAGCTTATAttgaaaataacatttaaatcaATGAATATCAGAAAAGATTTCAGTCAAGAGTCTGGAGCATAACCATTTGCATTACTTTAGACTGAAGAGGATAAGAAGAATGGTGCTAGACTCCAGGATCTTGTTGATAAGCTCCAGCTGAAGGTGAAGGCTTACAAGAGGCAGGCTGAGGAAGCGGTAAGTAGAAACAACATAACAAAATCAGGTTATTGCATACATTTTGGTACTTCTTATTTAAACAACATTTGAATGTTCctacaggaggagcaggccaacTCTTACCTGTCCAAGTGCAGGAAGGTTCAacatgagctggaggaggctgaggaacgtGCTGACATCGCTGAGACTCAGGTCAACAAGCTGAGGTCTAAGAGCCGTGATGGTGGCAAGGTTAGTTCATCACTCTATTAGCCCATTGACTCAGAAAGAAATTAaatgcaaacaaaaatgttggttgTTTAATGtcttccttttgttttcttccccAGGGAAAGGAGGCAGCTGAATAAGATGTAATGCATCATTGTACATTCATAAAGGCATGTCATAAAATATGACTTCTTGTTCATAATAAATAATGAGTTGcaataaaatattattacaaAGATATTTTTTTGGTGGTAGTTTCACTAATTACTTTATTAGTTTGAGTAACAATGGGCCATTCATCATCATTTCACCAACTTTTGAAGTAGTTAGATTGAATCTGATCGGTcaatcttactactataatagcaggcctgtcgcgccagttactcaagttactcatgtgcgcatgtgccaagcagcctgcagctcacacacacacacacacacacacacacacacacacacacacacacacacacacacacacacacacacacacgcacacagtgagggcgaacgcatacatacaccgcaagcacgcacatacacactgcatacacacacacagcacacacacgcacatgcgcacaaacatacatggaaatgcacacacacacacgcacacacacacaccgcacgtcaagacaaaggcagcgacacatacacggaagagcacacacacacgcgcacacaccgtacGTCAAGacaggcagcgacacactcgccgagCTAAGAAGTTATGTTTTAAAACAtaatggctccgccatcgacacacgcgcaggtaagactctacgtttttaaacataagggctccacacaccgcagcgacactcacccttaaacataacggctctgccatcgacacacgcCCAGGTtagaacacacgcacgcgcacacaccgcagcgacccTCGCctaggtaagacgttatgtttttaaacataacggctccgccatcgacacacgtgcctaggtaaaaacacacacgcacacaccgcagcgacaaactctcccaggtaagacgttctgtctaaagactgtagaaattgcgataaaagaagagaaaatttctcacctcgacaagcaacggcaggtcgttaatttcaaacattgcgccgaccggcatatcaacacacaagtcacgtggtcttaaagagacagtgtccctataacacaacgaaaacatttgaataactcagtatggtgaattatgtctatagagtccaccccAAGACTACAcgctcaaatgtaatatcactctcctccttgagcctcccgaaatgtctttacactttgttgctgaAACTTAATATTACccccctccttgagcctcccgaaatgtcttgcgatattgatatcccccttcccccctgcagacttttttagttgttttatttttcttatgttttgtgtgtatggtatgtgtgactgtaggctactgctgccggTCACTGGAAGAGATgattaatctcaatgatgattattattttcaactaaccaatagtagttgcctcgcattttaaaatgtcaaggcacttttcagccctgaatagcaataaaagctatttaataattgatttgcatgcatagtatactacactttccattaaacaattacccctgttaccacaaattgactaattttataatgccatcaaatgctcacacactagctgctttcagacacacgtgtaagtcctgatattctcctgatgggccgtatgtgtgaacaacttTGATGACATTTGTACCCTTAAAATCTCTTGAATAATACTACCCTTGACGTAGTTTTTTCTCcctaggaaatgtaaattaccttatatgtgaatgaggagtagaaagtcagtATTTCTCACACCAATTTAGTGGGCATGTTGATGacacttctgcatgtcattgagtggccccctaaatgaaaatcagcctgttgcctttagttcgctgaatggttaaaaaatatttaaattatggcactgcttttaagagtcatttttggtgaacgaatgttatacgttgtaacattataggcaaaatgttatcaTATTTTGTGCTCAGAAAtctgttacattatcgactggggtttccacattattgctatgggtttaataaCTCTAGTATTAATAAAACTCAAATGAATACAGAATTGTACAAATATTCACAACTCTGGAATGGGTACTATGAAATATAAGATAACAGAAAATGATCACTGAAATATTATATGTACATTCATTAGTTGTTTAATGATTCAAAGTTGTGCCGTGCGGAACGTTTAAATTTAAGAGATGAGATAACAATTCATACTGGGGAACAAACAACCCCCAAAATGTCCCAGAAACTCAATAACGTTACTTTAGACTTCCTGATTCACACTGGCCCAGAAAATGCACCCATGTTAATGGGGTGGTAATCCTTTAACTTGAAATCAACAGGTCCTGTATCCATAAAGGACCTGCCTTATATTGTTAACCTTTCATGAGTTTGACACTTAGAATGACGGTACAGTCATTCACCATTAATTAATATTAGTTAATGCAGAAATAAGCATTCACCCAGTGTCAACTAAAAGTAACCTAATGGCTAGTtatcatttactaatggtgttaaTGATGAATAAGGAATTTATGTAGTGTTGTGTCATTAGTGTCATTGTCATTGCAATCAAAAGTAGATTTTGCATACGGTAATGTCATTTAACAGACCAATGTTTTCATTGGCGATCTTCCATCCGAACTAGCCTGAAGCTCCAATGACGGCACCAATTGTCCTACAAATGTTGTATTTTCTCATATAAACAGTGTCTGGGGTCATACAACTCGCTGTTTTTCTCTACCTCAACCATCAACCGCACCTCTTCCATGATCGCAAATGGAAAAGAGTAAGAATATGCAAAGTAATCAAGAGGTTCATAGTCTGTGGACGGACACAGGGTTCTAGTTTTATGGGGGGCCTAGAACTACGGTTATTTCATTTTATAGGATATGGGGATGCCTCATTATCCATACGGTGAGACCATGACGCACCTCCGCTACGCCCTGGCCTAGGGTGTAGCCAGACTACAATGCAATTGTACTCAGTAGATAGTAGCAGTAAGTAGTAAGatatttattaacaaatttgAAAGAAGGCCATTTTTCCCCCTGCAATATGTACAACTAAATATACAATTCATTTTAATGTGAAAAGTAAACAAGGTTCATATAATTTGTAGATAGTAGTAAGTAGATAGTAGTAAGATATTTATAAACAAATTTGAAAGAAGGCCATTTTTCCCCTGCAATATGTAAATACAACTACATATACAATTCATTTTAATGTGAATAGTAAACAAGGTTCATAtcatttgtatttaattgtatattatagttaCGATTGATATTTCCATGACAGTGAGTCAGATGCTGGTGAATTGGCATTATTTCCATGAATCAATCACCTACAGCCGCAAGATTTGGCCAGTCTCACCCATACCCTCTGATTTACCTTCTACTGATGCATGTTATAAGTATGCTTGTAAACATTAGACAAGCCATTAGCAAAAATGATGATGCAACTAGATTGTTAATAAATActtaggccctgtccacactaacccgggtaaatataaaaatgcacattcgcaatgaaaacgatctccgtccacactatcgttttcatatcgtttacagaatgttttgcatccacgttccacaTTGAAATGATTTTGATAAACATTTGTTGCCAAGGTTACGCGACTCCTGCCAAGCCTCTCTGTTTAGATAACAGGCGCGCGATCAGCTGTGATAGTTGCAGTTGAACAGCTGGCTAATCATTTTCACTCACAAGCAAAAATATGTCCCAAACCAAAATTACAAAATTGTTTTTTTAGAAACGCCACTCCAAGTAGGCCTACGGTTTGAAATGGCGACTTGCATTTTTTTCCCATCGCTTAAGCACAACAAGTACAGCACTCGCCTTCGGCGTTGGAGTAAAGAATATGTATGAGACAGTATGTCGCCTTTgatatgaggctaacgataagTATTGCACAGAGAAATCATAatttcacctgccatttttTGACGAGCGTCTCGTTCATgagcgcaagcttgtggcagcatcatggcagtgtcatggcaaccgaaCGTCATTGTTTCTGAAAGCCTCCATCTGCCTGACCAAACTACAACACAAACCCTGCGTTTTCACATTTATCCACCTCAGCGATAGTTTTTGAAAAGCATCGTTTTCTTTATGCGTTTgtagatttacccgggttagtgtggacagggcctttaAAGGCTGATAACATCACCCTTACACTCAGATTCCACCACTGGCGTCCTATGCACTTCAGAATTTACCTCAAATTATGTCTGCTATTAATCATTTACAAACACTGGGCCAAAGTACATCTCTGAACTGCTTGCTGATGAACAACCCCCTCAACAGCTTAGGTCATCAGAGCCTGGCCTTCTAGAACAAGGACACAGGATTGTGCAATACAACATTGTCTAAAATGACCGGACAGATTTATAAAGTGAAGGGGGATGATGGCATGGCAACGAAAGCAAGGTGTGGTCTATCTGGTTTTACATGCTTTTAATGTATCCCCCTCATGGTTACAGAGGAAAGTGAAGAACCCAGCCTTGATTTGAGAGGAAGAGGGTCTTTCACATCTTCACAGCTTTGTGGTTATGCTCCTCTTTGGACTTTATCACTGTGATGGACGAGATAGAGGCAACTACATCAAATACCACAGCCACATGTCAATGGAGCAATCCCAGG
It encodes:
- the LOC115542543 gene encoding myosin heavy chain, fast skeletal muscle-like; amino-acid sequence: MSTDAEMALYGKAAIFLRKPEKERLESQSAPFDAKSAAYVADAKELYVKCTIIKKEAGKTTVKVLATEEERTVKDDDVTPMNPPKYDKIEDMAMMTHLNEASVLYNLKERYAAWMIYTYSGLFCATVNPYKWLPVYDQEVVNAYRGKKRMEAPPHIFSVSDNAIQNMLTDRQNQSVLITGESGAGKTVNTKRVIQYFATIAVASDKKKDQAPGKIQGSLEDQIIAANPLLEAYGNAKTVRNDNSSRFGKFIRIHFGATGKLASADIETYLLEKSRVTFQLPDERGYHIFYQMMTNHKPEIVEMSLITTNPYDFPMCSQGHITVASIDDKEELDATDDAIDILGFNGEEKNAIYKFTGAVLHHGNMKFKQKQREEQAEPDGNEEADKISYLLGLNSADMLKALCYPRVKVGNEFVTKGQTVPQVYNSVSALGKSIYERMFLWMVIRINQMLDTKQARSSYIGVLDIAGFEIFDYNSMEQLCINFTNEKLQQFFNHTMFVLEQEEYKKEGIIWEFIDFGMDLAACIELIEKPMGIFSILEEECMFPKASDTSFKNKLYEQHLGKNKAFEKPKPGKGKADADFAMVHYAGTVAYSVAGWLDKNKDPLNDSVIGLYQKSSNKLMPVLYPAVVEEVGGAKKGGKKKGGSMQTVSSQFRENLGKLMTNLRSTHPHFVRCLIPNEVKVPGMMENHLVIHQLRCNGVLEGIRICRKGFPSRILYADFKQRYKVLNASVIPEGQFIDNKKASEKLLGSIDVPHDEYKFGHTKVFFKAGLLGTLEELRDEKLASLVGMIQALSRGYLMRKEYVKMTATREAVYTIQYNIRSFMNVKTWPWMKVYYKIKPLLKSAETEKELSAMKENYEKMKTDLATALAKKKELEEKMVSLLQEKNDLALQVASEGDNLNDAEERCEGLIKSKIQLEAKLKETTERLEDEEEMNAELTAKKRKLEDECSELKKDIDDLELTLAKVEKEKHATENKVKNLTEEMASQDESVAKLSKEKKALQEAHQQTLDDLQAEEDKVNTLTKAKTKLEQQVDDLEGSLEQEKKLRMDLERAKRKLEGDLKLAQESIMDLENDKQQSDEKLKKKDFETSQLLSKIEDEQSLGAQLQKKIKELQARIEELEEEIEAERAARAKVEKQRADLSRELEEISERLEEAGGATSAQIEMNKKREAEFQKLRRDLEESTLQHEATAAALRKKQADSVAELGEQIDNLQRVKQKLEKEKSEYKMEIDDLSSNMEAVAKAKGNLEKMCRTLEDQLSEIKAKSDENSRQINDISAQRARLLTENGEFGRLLEEKEGLVSQLTRGKQAFTQQIEELKRLNEEEVKAKNALAHGVQSARHDCDLLREQFEEEQEAKAELQRGMSKANGEVAQWRSKYETDAIQRTEELEESKKKLAQRLQEAEEQIEAVNSKCASLEKTKQRLQGEVEDLMVDVERANGLAANLDKKQRNFDKVLADWKQKYEEGQAELEGTQKEARSLSTELFKMKNSYEEALDQLETLKRENKNLQQEISDLTEQIGETGKSIHELEKSKKQVETEKSEIQTALEEAEGTLEHEESKILRVQLELNQIKGEVDRKLAEKDEEMEQIKRNSLRITDSMQSTLDSEVRSRNDALRIKKKMEGDLNEMEIQLSHANRQAAEAQKQLRNVQGQLKDAQLHLDDAVRGGEDLKEQAAMVDRRNGLMVAEIEELRAALEQTERGRKVAEQELIDASERVGLLHSQNTSLLNTKKKLETDLVQVQGEVDDTVQEARNAEEKAKKAITDAAMMAEELKKEQDTSSHLERMKKNLEVTVKDLQHRLDEAENLAMKGGKKQLQKLESRVRELETEVEGEQRRGVDAVKGVRKYERRVKELTYQTEEDKKNGARLQDLVDKLQLKVKAYKRQAEEAEEQANSYLSKCRKVQHELEEAEERADIAETQVNKLRSKSRDGGKGKEAAE